In Chlamydia serpentis, the following are encoded in one genomic region:
- a CDS encoding D-alanyl-D-alanine carboxypeptidase family protein translates to MKLPFFKYRYIILYGLLSVLPLHAELSFPEVRGTTAAVVHAESGKIFYNKEIDTVIYPASMTKIATALFILKRYPEVLDNLVRVKQDATASITPQAKKQSGYRSPPHWLETDGSTIQLQVREELLGWDLFNALLICSANDAANVLAMACCNSVNNFMNQLNLFLKEEIGCINTHFNNPHGLHHPNHYTTARDLVSIMRSALKEPKFREVISTTSYKIAPTNLHNERILSPTNKLIIPGCNYYYPPALGGKTGTTKTAGKNLIMAAEKNNRLVVAIATGYSGPVGDLYQDIIGLCETVFNEPLLRKELVAPSENLQLEITNLGKLSCPLPEGVYYNFYDSEDQEPFSVSFIAHVHTFPIEKGSLLGDWVFYDREGNKLSSQPFYAPCRLERIAKPWQIYVKNIMKSHRTYVCVAMLIIYFRYRKHRKRRFLKYYSKI, encoded by the coding sequence ATGAAACTCCCTTTTTTTAAGTATCGATATATTATCTTGTACGGGTTGCTTTCCGTATTACCTTTACATGCAGAGCTCTCTTTCCCAGAGGTACGTGGAACTACTGCTGCTGTTGTCCATGCCGAATCTGGAAAAATATTCTATAATAAAGAGATAGATACTGTGATTTATCCTGCTAGCATGACTAAAATTGCTACTGCACTATTTATCCTCAAGCGCTATCCCGAAGTGTTAGATAATCTAGTTAGAGTAAAACAAGATGCAACCGCTTCTATTACCCCCCAAGCAAAAAAACAATCGGGATACCGTAGTCCTCCTCACTGGTTAGAAACTGATGGGTCCACAATCCAACTCCAAGTGAGAGAAGAACTCCTAGGCTGGGACTTGTTCAATGCCTTGCTAATTTGTTCTGCGAACGATGCTGCTAATGTCTTAGCAATGGCGTGTTGTAATTCTGTAAACAACTTTATGAACCAGCTCAATCTCTTCCTAAAAGAAGAAATTGGCTGTATTAATACTCATTTTAATAATCCTCACGGCCTACATCATCCTAACCACTATACTACAGCTCGAGATCTTGTTAGCATTATGCGCTCTGCTTTAAAAGAGCCTAAATTTCGAGAAGTCATTTCCACAACAAGTTATAAGATAGCTCCTACAAATCTTCATAACGAACGCATACTCTCTCCTACTAACAAATTGATTATTCCTGGTTGCAACTATTACTATCCTCCAGCTTTAGGGGGGAAAACAGGCACTACCAAGACTGCAGGGAAAAATCTAATCATGGCAGCTGAAAAAAACAACCGCTTAGTCGTAGCTATTGCTACCGGATACTCGGGACCTGTTGGTGATCTTTATCAAGATATAATAGGTCTGTGTGAAACTGTGTTTAACGAACCCTTGTTGAGAAAAGAGCTAGTGGCTCCTTCTGAGAACCTACAGCTGGAAATTACTAACTTAGGGAAGCTTTCCTGTCCTCTTCCAGAAGGAGTATATTATAACTTCTATGATTCTGAAGACCAAGAACCTTTCTCCGTATCTTTCATCGCTCATGTGCATACATTTCCTATTGAGAAGGGTAGTCTGCTTGGAGATTGGGTTTTTTATGATCGTGAAGGTAACAAACTCTCTTCCCAGCCTTTCTATGCACCTTGTCGGCTAGAACGCATTGCTAAACCTTGGCAAATCTACGTTAAGAATATAATGAAATCCCATAGAACCTATGTTTGTGTAGCTATGCTTATAATTTATTTTCGATATCGTAAGCACCGTAAACGTAGGTTCCTAAAATATTATTCTAAAATCTAA
- the dnaE gene encoding DNA polymerase III subunit alpha → MTWVPLHCHSQYSILDATSSIKDFVARGEELQIPALALTDHGNLYGAIDFYKECNQKGIKPIIGCECYIAPGSRFDKKKEKRRRAAHHIILLCKNEQGYRNLCVLTSRAFTEGFYYFPRIDKDLLSQYSEGLICLSGCLSSSVSEAALKSEEDLILELEWFQNLFKDDYFTEVQFHKMSEDKVASFGEEWLKQEYYSLIEKQAKINTAVLAASTSLGIPTVATNDIHYINPEDWQAHEILLNIQSGETVRIAKQNTHIPNPKRKIYSSREYYFKSPLQMTELFKDTPEVISNTLEVASRCNFTFDFSKRHYPIYIPESLKSLDNYTEEDRYQASAAFLRELVEDSLPKKYSPEVLAHIAKKFSTRNPIDIVKERMEMEMAVIIPKGMCDYLLIVWDIIHWAKANGIPVGPGRGSGAGSVLLFLLGITEIEPIRFDLFFERFINPERLSYPDIDIDICMTGRERVINYAIERHGKDNVAQIITFGTMKAKMAVKDVGRTLDMALSKVNHIAKHIPDLNTTLSKALETDPDLYQLYINDSECTQVIDMALCLEGSIRNTGVHAAGVIICGDQLTNHIPICMSKDSTMITTQYSMKPVESVGMLKVDLLGLKTLTSINIAMSAIQHKTGQSLTMATLPLDDTTTFSLLHQGKTMGIFQMESKGMQELAKNLRPDLFEEIIAIGALYRPGPMDMIPSFINRKHGKETIEYDHPLMESILQETYGIMVYQEQVMQIAGALASYSLGEGDVLRRAMGKKDARQMEQEREKFCKRACNNGIDLDLATTIFDKMEKFASYGFNKSHAAAYGLITYTTAYLKANYPKEWLAALLTSDSDDIEKVGKLIREAQSMGIPILPPDINVSSNHFVATNEGIRFAMGAIKGIGRGLIDSIVEERDLHGPYQSIRDFIQRSDLKKVSKKNIESLIDAGCFDCFEANRDLTLASVEPLYEAISKEKKEAASGVMTFFALGTMHDKHEIPLSLPKDIIPRSKKEILKKEKELLGIYLTEHPMDAVRNYFSHLSVVLAGEFENLSHGSVIRTVFIIDKVTTKVSSKAQKKFAVLRVNDGIDSYELPIWPDMYEEQQELLEEDRLIYAIIVLDKRNDSLRFSCRWMRDLSVVNENIIYECDQAFDKIKTQVQKMSFSTPGFVRENKIKVGKPNESSQMPTSTPLTLSLDLNELRHSHLCILKEIIQRHPGSRALLLIFTQNNEKIASVFPDDAYFVSENIESLQKELTTADLPIQLITV, encoded by the coding sequence TTGACCTGGGTACCTCTCCATTGTCACTCTCAATATTCTATTCTTGATGCAACGAGTTCTATTAAGGATTTTGTTGCTAGAGGAGAGGAATTACAAATTCCAGCCCTAGCTCTAACAGACCATGGGAATCTTTATGGAGCTATTGATTTTTATAAAGAATGCAATCAAAAAGGTATTAAGCCAATCATTGGCTGTGAGTGCTATATTGCTCCAGGGTCTCGTTTCGATAAGAAAAAAGAGAAACGGCGTCGCGCAGCACATCATATAATCTTATTGTGTAAAAATGAACAAGGTTACCGTAATCTTTGTGTATTAACCTCCAGAGCATTTACAGAAGGCTTTTATTACTTTCCACGCATAGATAAGGATCTTTTGAGCCAATATTCTGAAGGATTAATTTGTTTATCTGGTTGTTTATCTAGCTCTGTATCAGAAGCTGCTTTAAAGTCTGAGGAAGATCTTATTCTTGAATTAGAATGGTTTCAAAACCTATTCAAAGATGATTACTTCACAGAAGTACAATTCCATAAAATGTCTGAAGACAAAGTTGCGAGCTTTGGAGAAGAGTGGTTAAAACAAGAGTATTACTCTTTAATTGAAAAGCAAGCCAAAATCAATACTGCAGTTTTAGCCGCAAGCACAAGTTTAGGTATTCCTACTGTAGCTACAAACGATATTCACTACATCAATCCAGAAGATTGGCAGGCTCACGAAATCCTTCTCAATATCCAATCTGGAGAAACTGTACGCATTGCAAAACAGAATACCCATATTCCTAATCCTAAAAGAAAAATCTATAGCAGTAGAGAATACTACTTTAAGTCTCCCTTACAAATGACAGAGTTATTCAAAGATACTCCTGAAGTTATTTCTAATACATTAGAAGTAGCTAGTCGATGTAATTTTACTTTTGATTTTTCTAAGAGACATTACCCAATTTATATTCCTGAGTCTTTAAAATCTCTGGATAACTATACTGAAGAAGACCGTTATCAAGCTTCTGCTGCCTTCTTAAGAGAACTTGTTGAAGACAGCCTACCTAAGAAATATTCTCCTGAGGTCCTCGCCCATATTGCTAAGAAGTTCTCAACTCGTAACCCTATAGACATTGTCAAAGAAAGAATGGAGATGGAGATGGCCGTCATCATTCCTAAAGGAATGTGTGATTATCTTCTAATTGTTTGGGACATCATTCATTGGGCTAAAGCAAATGGGATTCCCGTAGGTCCAGGAAGGGGTTCCGGAGCTGGATCCGTATTACTATTTTTGTTGGGGATCACAGAAATTGAGCCTATAAGATTTGATTTATTCTTTGAACGATTCATCAATCCAGAACGTTTATCCTATCCTGATATCGATATTGATATTTGTATGACAGGCCGAGAACGTGTGATTAATTATGCTATTGAACGTCATGGTAAAGACAATGTAGCTCAAATCATTACTTTTGGAACAATGAAAGCCAAAATGGCCGTTAAAGATGTTGGGAGAACTTTGGACATGGCTTTGTCTAAAGTGAATCATATTGCTAAACATATTCCAGATTTAAATACCACATTATCCAAAGCTTTGGAAACTGATCCTGACCTTTATCAGCTCTATATTAATGACTCAGAATGTACACAAGTTATTGACATGGCTCTTTGTTTAGAAGGGTCAATACGCAATACAGGTGTGCATGCTGCTGGCGTGATTATCTGTGGTGATCAGCTAACAAATCACATTCCTATTTGCATGTCTAAAGATTCAACCATGATCACAACGCAATATTCTATGAAACCAGTCGAGAGTGTTGGGATGCTTAAGGTTGATTTATTAGGATTAAAAACTTTGACAAGCATCAATATCGCGATGTCAGCAATTCAACACAAAACTGGACAATCGCTAACTATGGCTACCCTACCCTTGGACGACACAACTACATTCTCTCTTTTGCATCAAGGGAAAACCATGGGGATATTTCAAATGGAATCTAAGGGCATGCAAGAGCTTGCCAAAAATCTACGTCCTGACCTCTTTGAAGAGATCATTGCTATAGGTGCTTTGTATCGTCCAGGTCCTATGGATATGATTCCTTCTTTTATTAATCGCAAGCACGGCAAAGAGACTATAGAATATGACCATCCCCTCATGGAGTCAATTCTTCAAGAAACCTACGGAATTATGGTCTATCAAGAGCAAGTAATGCAAATTGCAGGTGCATTAGCGAGTTATTCTCTTGGTGAGGGTGACGTTTTACGGCGTGCTATGGGGAAGAAAGATGCCCGACAGATGGAGCAAGAACGAGAAAAATTTTGTAAACGTGCTTGCAACAATGGTATAGATCTAGATTTAGCGACCACCATTTTTGATAAAATGGAAAAGTTTGCTTCCTATGGATTTAACAAATCTCATGCTGCTGCTTATGGTTTGATTACCTATACCACAGCATATCTCAAAGCAAATTATCCTAAAGAATGGCTTGCGGCTTTGCTTACTTCTGACTCCGATGATATTGAGAAGGTAGGCAAATTAATTCGAGAAGCTCAGAGCATGGGTATTCCAATTCTTCCTCCTGATATCAATGTCTCGAGCAACCACTTTGTAGCGACTAATGAAGGGATACGCTTTGCTATGGGAGCCATCAAAGGTATTGGACGTGGTTTGATTGATAGTATTGTAGAAGAACGGGATCTTCATGGTCCTTATCAAAGCATCAGAGACTTTATTCAACGTTCTGACTTGAAGAAAGTGTCAAAAAAGAACATAGAGAGTTTAATCGATGCGGGTTGTTTTGATTGTTTCGAGGCTAACCGAGATTTGACTTTAGCATCTGTAGAGCCCCTGTATGAAGCTATTTCTAAAGAGAAGAAGGAGGCTGCCTCTGGAGTAATGACTTTCTTTGCTTTAGGAACTATGCATGACAAACATGAAATACCACTCTCTCTGCCTAAAGACATTATTCCCCGTTCTAAAAAGGAAATTTTAAAAAAAGAAAAAGAACTACTAGGAATTTATCTTACTGAGCATCCTATGGATGCTGTTCGAAACTACTTTTCACATCTGTCTGTGGTTCTTGCGGGAGAATTTGAAAATTTATCTCACGGCTCTGTAATCCGAACAGTTTTTATCATTGATAAGGTAACGACTAAGGTTTCATCAAAAGCCCAGAAAAAATTTGCTGTTCTGCGTGTTAATGATGGCATAGACTCTTATGAACTGCCTATCTGGCCCGATATGTATGAGGAACAACAAGAGCTATTAGAGGAAGACCGCCTAATTTATGCTATTATCGTTTTAGATAAACGTAATGATTCCTTACGTTTTTCTTGTCGTTGGATGAGAGATCTGTCAGTCGTTAACGAAAATATTATTTATGAATGCGATCAAGCTTTTGACAAAATAAAAACTCAGGTACAAAAAATGTCTTTTTCAACACCAGGTTTTGTGAGGGAGAATAAAATTAAAGTGGGCAAGCCTAATGAGAGCTCACAAATGCCAACTTCAACACCTCTAACCCTATCTTTAGATCTTAATGAACTTCGCCATAGTCACTTATGTATCTTAAAAGAGATTATTCAAAGGCATCCTGGATCACGGGCATTATTATTAATTTTTACTCAAAACAATGAAAAAATAGCCTCTGTTTTTCCTGATGATGCGTATTTTGTCTCCGAAAATATTGAGTCACTTCAAAAAGAACTAACAACCGCAGACCTTCCCATACAGCTGATTACTGTTTGA
- the lptE gene encoding LPS assembly lipoprotein LptE: MRLFSLGTMYLFCSLALSSCCGYSILTSPHKLSSLGQSLSHAGIFIAPIKEDHHGQLTSALIYEFSKRSLPISGRNSCAGYTLKIELVNPIDENIGFTYAPNKPGDKTQRHFIVSNEGRLSLSAKIQLINNHTGEVLLDQCVSRESVDFDFEPDLGITNTHEFALGQLEMHNEAIKSARRILSVRLAEMIVQQVYYDLF; encoded by the coding sequence ATGAGATTATTTTCTTTAGGCACGATGTATCTCTTTTGTTCTTTAGCACTTTCATCATGCTGTGGTTATTCTATTCTAACCTCCCCCCACAAATTATCTTCTTTAGGGCAATCTCTATCCCATGCAGGAATCTTCATTGCTCCTATAAAGGAAGATCACCATGGTCAGTTAACTTCCGCGCTAATTTATGAGTTCAGTAAGCGTTCATTACCTATTTCTGGAAGAAATTCTTGTGCAGGCTATACTCTGAAAATAGAACTTGTGAATCCTATTGACGAGAATATAGGTTTTACGTATGCGCCAAATAAACCTGGAGATAAGACTCAGAGACATTTTATTGTCTCTAATGAAGGTAGACTGTCACTATCCGCAAAAATACAGCTTATCAATAACCACACAGGAGAAGTCCTTTTAGATCAGTGTGTTTCTCGAGAATCTGTGGATTTTGATTTTGAGCCCGACTTAGGCATAACAAACACTCATGAGTTTGCTTTAGGTCAACTTGAAATGCACAATGAAGCTATAAAAAGTGCTCGCCGTATATTATCTGTACGCCTAGCTGAGATGATTGTTCAACAGGTATACTATGATCTCTTTTGA
- a CDS encoding ATP-binding protein has protein sequence MISFEGETVFPAVLSELHSMLDLIKRAGKQSKFPQEKLLKLELACEELLVNIISYAYQGENSPGIIKIACKARQDDLEVVIKDHGPSFNPLTVRVNIQEDLPLEQRKLGGLGIFLAKSSVDEFLYTRENDCNIVHLKIHNNASY, from the coding sequence ATGATCTCTTTTGAAGGAGAAACTGTTTTCCCTGCAGTACTTAGCGAACTTCATAGCATGCTAGACCTAATTAAACGTGCAGGTAAACAATCTAAGTTTCCTCAAGAGAAGTTATTAAAGCTCGAACTCGCCTGTGAGGAGCTTCTAGTTAATATTATTTCCTATGCTTATCAGGGCGAAAATTCCCCAGGGATCATTAAGATTGCCTGTAAAGCTCGTCAAGATGATTTAGAGGTTGTGATTAAAGACCACGGCCCCTCATTCAATCCTCTTACTGTGAGAGTAAATATCCAGGAAGACCTTCCGCTAGAGCAACGAAAGCTAGGAGGCCTAGGCATTTTTCTTGCTAAAAGTTCTGTTGATGAGTTTCTTTATACTCGTGAGAATGATTGCAACATTGTCCATTTAAAAATACATAATAACGCATCTTATTAA
- a CDS encoding tetratricopeptide repeat protein, which produces MKFLLYLPLLLVLTSFGCDAKPVSFEPFLGKLSTQRFEPRHSPEEYFAQGQALLKKGNLRKALICFGIIVHHFPQNALCSHAQYLLGVCYFKQDHPDLADKAFSAYLQRSDAEYSEELFQMKYMIAERFAHGKRKRLFLLEGFPKIENADEDALRIYDEILSAFPSKDLGAQALYSKADLLIIKKDFTEAIKTLKKLTLQFPLHVLSSEAFVRLSEIYLQQAKKEPHNIQYLHFAKLNEETMKKQHPNHPLNEIVSANVETMREHYARGLYTIGRFYEKKKKGEAASIYYRTAITNYPSTLLVAKCQKRLDRISKHTS; this is translated from the coding sequence ATGAAATTTCTATTATACCTTCCACTCCTTCTTGTTCTGACCTCTTTTGGGTGCGATGCAAAACCTGTTTCTTTTGAGCCTTTTTTAGGCAAACTCTCAACCCAACGTTTTGAGCCTAGGCACTCCCCAGAAGAATATTTTGCTCAAGGTCAAGCACTCCTAAAAAAAGGAAATCTTAGGAAAGCCTTAATATGTTTCGGAATTATTGTGCACCACTTTCCTCAAAACGCCTTATGTAGTCATGCACAGTATCTTTTAGGAGTCTGTTATTTCAAGCAAGACCACCCAGATTTAGCAGACAAAGCATTTTCAGCATATTTACAACGTTCTGATGCAGAGTATTCTGAAGAGCTTTTTCAGATGAAATATATGATTGCAGAGAGATTTGCTCACGGGAAGCGCAAACGTCTTTTCCTATTAGAGGGATTCCCAAAAATAGAAAATGCTGATGAAGATGCCCTAAGGATTTATGATGAGATTCTTTCTGCATTCCCTAGCAAAGACTTAGGAGCACAAGCCCTTTACAGTAAAGCTGATCTACTTATTATAAAAAAAGATTTTACTGAGGCAATCAAGACATTGAAAAAGCTAACTTTGCAATTTCCTCTACATGTTTTGTCTTCTGAAGCTTTTGTACGTTTATCAGAAATTTATTTACAGCAAGCTAAAAAAGAACCTCATAATATTCAATATCTTCATTTCGCTAAGCTTAATGAAGAAACAATGAAAAAACAACACCCCAACCACCCATTAAATGAAATTGTTTCGGCTAATGTTGAGACCATGCGCGAGCACTATGCTAGAGGTCTATATACTATAGGCCGTTTCTATGAGAAAAAGAAAAAAGGAGAGGCGGCGAGCATCTACTATCGCACGGCGATTACAAATTATCCAAGTACTCTCCTAGTAGCTAAATGTCAAAAGCGTCTAGATAGAATATCAAAGCATACTTCCTAA